In Cryptococcus depauperatus CBS 7841 chromosome 4, complete sequence, a single window of DNA contains:
- a CDS encoding Ras-like protein yields MSKAQFLREYKLVVVGGGGVGKSALTIQFIQSHFVDEYDPTIEDSYRKQCIIDEEVALLDVLDTAGQEEYGAMREQYMRTGEGFLLVYSITSRSSFEEVSTFHQQILRVKDKDYFPVVVVANKCDLEYERQVQPHEGRDLAKRFNAQCIETSAKQRVNVDEAFIAVVRAIRRYQKESGPPQAMSVPTKSQGGSGGRANEKDSHVTKGCCGGCVVL; encoded by the exons ATGTCCAAG GCTCAATTTTTGCGCGAATACAAGCTCGTCGTTGTCGGCGGAGGTG GTGTTGGAAAATCCGCGTTAACCATTCAATTTATACAATCACAT TTTGTTGATGA ATACGACCCCACCATTG AGGACTCTTATCGTAAACAATGTATTATCGACGAGGAAGTTGCTTTGCTTGATGTACTTGATACCGCTGGTCAGGAAGAATATGGCGCTATGAGGGAGCAGTACATGAGGACTG GCGAAGGATTCCTTCTCGTCTACTCCATCACTTCTCGAAgttcttttgaagaagtttctacttttcatcaacaaatCTTGCGA gtcaaggacaaggacTACTTCCCGGTGGTTGTAGTAGCCAATAAATGCGATTTAGAATACGAAAGACAAGTCCAACCTCACG AGGGCCGAGATTTGGCCAAGAGATTCAACGCACAATGCATCGAGACGTCTGCAAAGCAGCGAGTGAACGTCGATGAGGCTTTTATCGCTGTGGTACGAGCCATTAGACGATATCAAAAG GAATCTGGTCCTCCTCAGGCCATGTCTGTTCCTACCAAGTCTCAAGGGGGAAGCGGTGGCCGCGcgaatgaaaaagatagCCACGTTACCAAGGGCTGCTGTGGAGGATGTGTTGTTCTTTAG